One window of the Mycobacterium sp. SVM_VP21 genome contains the following:
- a CDS encoding GlsB/YeaQ/YmgE family stress response membrane protein, translated as MHVLAATEFLAERSTTLTSVGWIGYVIIGAIAGWLAGKIVNGGASGILVNMVTGVCGALLGGFLLSFKFDTASGGWWFTLFTATLGSVLLLWLLRLVRKG; from the coding sequence GTGCATGTGCTGGCGGCAACGGAGTTTCTCGCGGAGCGTTCGACGACGCTGACCAGCGTGGGGTGGATCGGTTACGTCATCATCGGTGCCATCGCTGGATGGCTCGCCGGAAAGATCGTCAACGGCGGTGCCTCCGGGATCCTGGTCAACATGGTCACCGGGGTATGTGGCGCACTGCTCGGCGGGTTCCTGCTGAGTTTCAAATTCGACACCGCGTCCGGCGGTTGGTGGTTCACCCTGTTCACCGCAACCCTGGGATCGGTCCTGCTGTTGTGGCTGCTGCGCCTGGTGCGCAAAGGCTGA
- a CDS encoding MmpS family protein — protein MTAHRAPVRMPRKAMSLLLGALVASATIAGAGSAGATPDHTKVPVRYDLTGTGVASYITYQGQNGQAHATNAPLPWSIQLTGSMTNAASPSSYSLSAQSAGPGALTCTVTVNGKVVSENTATGNPARVLCETHGPKFGEQ, from the coding sequence ATGACTGCTCACCGCGCACCGGTCCGGATGCCCCGCAAGGCGATGTCGTTGCTGCTCGGCGCCCTCGTCGCGTCGGCCACCATTGCTGGTGCCGGGTCGGCCGGCGCGACGCCGGACCACACCAAGGTGCCGGTTCGCTACGACCTCACCGGTACCGGGGTCGCCAGCTACATCACTTATCAAGGCCAGAACGGCCAGGCGCACGCCACCAACGCCCCGCTGCCGTGGTCCATTCAGCTGACCGGTTCGATGACGAACGCAGCCAGTCCGTCCTCGTACTCGCTGAGCGCGCAGAGCGCCGGTCCCGGGGCCTTGACCTGCACGGTCACCGTCAACGGCAAGGTGGTCAGCGAGAACACCGCCACCGGCAACCCGGCGCGCGTGCTGTGTGAGACCCACGGCCCCAAGTTCGGCGAGCAGTAG
- a CDS encoding CPBP family intramembrane metalloprotease — translation MSGHEFAMPWGRHPLVSQLSALNHFRAFVDVAVVVVVLALANLIAHFTTPWAAVATVPATAIGLIALVRYNGLTWSELGLGRAHWKAGFGYALAAVVVVVSVIAIGVMLPVTRPMFLNNHYATVSGALVASMVVIPLQTVIPEELAFRGALHGALHRAWGFRGVAAAGSLLFGLWHVATSLGLTSSNVGFTRVLGGGFFGMLAGVTLAVLATGAAGFVFSWLRRRSGSLIAPIALHWSLNGVGALAAALVWQVTG, via the coding sequence ATGTCTGGCCACGAATTCGCGATGCCCTGGGGGCGGCACCCATTGGTGTCGCAACTCTCGGCGTTGAATCACTTTCGCGCCTTCGTCGACGTCGCCGTGGTCGTGGTGGTGCTGGCGCTCGCCAATCTGATCGCCCACTTCACCACCCCGTGGGCTGCGGTCGCCACCGTCCCGGCCACCGCGATCGGCTTGATCGCCCTGGTCCGCTATAACGGCCTGACCTGGAGCGAGCTCGGCCTGGGCCGCGCGCATTGGAAAGCCGGTTTCGGCTACGCACTGGCCGCGGTAGTGGTCGTGGTGTCGGTGATCGCGATCGGCGTGATGCTGCCCGTGACCCGGCCGATGTTCTTGAACAACCACTACGCCACGGTCTCCGGTGCGCTGGTGGCATCGATGGTCGTCATCCCGCTGCAGACCGTGATCCCCGAGGAGTTGGCGTTCCGCGGCGCGCTGCACGGCGCACTGCACCGAGCGTGGGGGTTTCGCGGGGTGGCCGCGGCCGGCTCCTTGCTGTTCGGCCTGTGGCACGTCGCGACATCGCTTGGTCTGACCAGCAGCAACGTCGGTTTCACCCGTGTTCTCGGGGGCGGATTCTTCGGCATGCTGGCCGGCGTGACACTCGCGGTGCTGGCCACCGGGGCCGCGGGCTTCGTGTTCAGCTGGCTGCGGCGACGCAGCGGCAGCCTGATCGCGCCTATCGCGCTGCACTGGTCACTCAACGGGGTCGGCGCGCTGGCGGCTGCGCTCGTGTGGCAGGTGACTGGCTGA
- a CDS encoding zinc-binding alcohol dehydrogenase family protein, with protein MSMSAWRVQRPGPIATRPLERVHTAVPRPQPSELLLAVQACGVCRTDLHVAEGDLPVHRPGVIPGHEVVGEVVEVGADAGDEFAVGDRVGIAWLRHTCGTCRYCRRGDENLCPQSRYTGWDDDGGYAEFATVPAAFALRLPDGYSDTELAPLLCAGIIGYRSLQRADLPPGGRLGIYGFGGSAHITAQVALASGAEVHVMTRGEQARELALELGVASAQGAADPPPVPLDSAILFAPVGELVLPACQALDAGGTLAIAGIHLSDIPPLNYQRHLFRERQIRSVTSNTRADAHTFLDFAAAHHIDVTTPVYALGDADQALMDLGAGRIAGAAVLLV; from the coding sequence ATGAGTATGAGTGCTTGGCGAGTTCAACGTCCCGGCCCGATAGCCACCCGACCACTGGAACGCGTCCATACCGCGGTGCCGCGACCGCAGCCGTCGGAACTGCTGCTTGCTGTGCAGGCCTGCGGCGTGTGCCGTACCGACCTGCATGTTGCCGAAGGCGATCTTCCGGTGCACCGGCCCGGTGTGATTCCCGGCCATGAGGTGGTCGGCGAAGTCGTCGAGGTCGGCGCCGACGCCGGTGACGAGTTCGCGGTGGGGGACCGGGTGGGTATCGCCTGGTTACGACACACCTGCGGCACCTGCCGCTATTGCCGCAGGGGCGACGAGAACCTCTGCCCGCAGTCGCGCTACACCGGCTGGGATGACGACGGCGGCTATGCCGAATTCGCCACTGTGCCCGCAGCTTTCGCACTGCGCCTGCCCGACGGCTACAGCGACACCGAGTTGGCGCCGTTGTTGTGCGCGGGCATCATCGGCTACCGGTCCCTGCAGCGCGCGGACCTGCCCCCGGGAGGGCGGCTGGGGATCTACGGATTCGGCGGCAGCGCGCACATCACCGCGCAGGTCGCCCTTGCCAGCGGCGCCGAGGTACATGTGATGACCCGCGGTGAACAAGCGCGCGAACTGGCCCTGGAACTGGGCGTTGCCTCGGCCCAGGGTGCCGCCGATCCGCCACCGGTGCCGCTGGACTCCGCGATCCTGTTCGCCCCGGTCGGCGAGCTGGTGCTGCCCGCTTGCCAGGCGCTGGATGCAGGCGGAACCCTGGCCATAGCCGGCATCCATCTCAGCGACATCCCACCGCTGAATTACCAGCGCCACCTGTTCCGTGAGCGTCAGATCCGGTCGGTCACGTCCAACACCCGCGCGGATGCCCACACCTTCCTCGACTTCGCGGCAGCGCACCACATCGACGTGACGACGCCGGTATACGCCCTGGGTGACGCCGACCAGGCGCTCATGGACTTAGGCGCGGGCCGGATCGCAGGTGCGGCGGTGCTGCTGGTCTGA